The Streptomyces luteogriseus genome includes a window with the following:
- a CDS encoding NACHT domain-containing protein gives MTPDEFEEEVRRVARALWPEAEHGGPEMVNGREVDGIFKTEEVSHMVEATMDRRIDKAHNVGPKLLGHLKTARKQGYFAKSWFVTYHPPTADQRKILHNQYDRSIEVISYDQFRSKIINAREYLELRDLVGWGSAANPKTNSTTELVKYVPLGIYSSSGVVRPRIADSGRRVQREEPKNVSVSDLSMSVESGERIALLGDYGAGKSMTLREVHTYLRKRYLKGDTHIFPITLSLRRHYGQDDPAEALTRHANYLGFQNPAKLVSAWRNGYAHILLDGFDELAAPGWSGSPEAIRENRRAATVLVKEFSRESQPDTGIIVAGRRFYFDTLGELGDYLFDGSPHVIATLSDFSADQAKTFLAQFNEKGAVPDWLPQRPLLLGHLAAEGILRGFEDSAGLAPAPGWEWLLDRISERESFIKQGVDGPAVRQVIEQLASFARQTSLGVGPVSMRDIVDAFTIVRKRPPSDRELTLLQRLPGLGGEEEDSENGTRRFVDQDLASAAQAAHVSRFVIDPYGDYAGFQPTQWHSAMEPLGVEVATEQISNFQVQPGILRTALGRAIKTDCHELAADLVGMAIASGFDITNEGTSKHTVSGAVIPSLDLGEGGPNLSGVEFTDCMFEELVLSGDPDPSLLPLFNQCTFFTVIGRLGETDMPLGRFTDCTFESFPDAADRNAAIMDSAILPAGTRVVMTLLRKLYLQRGRGRKDSALTRGMGGNDAALVTPAMQLLQQEGLAVPTRQGKNKIWLPDRSAGPRVRQFLSAPRVGDDPLVSGSRSLTGSGS, from the coding sequence ATGACACCTGATGAATTCGAAGAGGAAGTACGCCGAGTAGCGCGAGCTTTATGGCCCGAAGCAGAGCATGGCGGCCCTGAAATGGTGAATGGTCGCGAGGTCGACGGGATCTTCAAAACCGAAGAAGTTTCGCACATGGTCGAGGCGACTATGGATCGCCGCATCGACAAAGCCCATAATGTCGGGCCGAAACTGTTGGGCCATCTGAAGACGGCGCGCAAGCAAGGCTATTTCGCCAAGTCCTGGTTCGTCACCTACCACCCCCCGACCGCGGACCAGCGCAAGATCCTGCACAATCAGTATGACCGATCAATCGAGGTCATCTCCTACGATCAGTTCAGGTCAAAGATCATCAACGCTCGCGAGTACTTGGAGTTGCGTGATCTCGTCGGGTGGGGAAGTGCGGCGAACCCTAAAACCAACAGCACCACCGAGTTGGTGAAGTACGTTCCTTTGGGCATCTACAGCTCTTCCGGGGTCGTGCGCCCAAGGATTGCTGATTCCGGTCGGAGGGTCCAGCGAGAGGAGCCGAAGAACGTCTCCGTCAGCGATCTCTCCATGTCCGTCGAGTCGGGCGAAAGGATTGCGCTTCTGGGCGACTACGGCGCCGGGAAGAGCATGACGCTGCGTGAAGTTCACACCTACCTCAGAAAGCGCTACCTAAAGGGCGACACGCACATCTTTCCCATCACCTTGAGCCTGCGTCGCCACTACGGGCAGGACGACCCGGCGGAAGCTCTCACGCGCCACGCGAACTACTTGGGATTCCAGAACCCGGCAAAACTCGTCAGCGCGTGGCGCAACGGCTACGCCCATATTCTCCTCGACGGGTTCGACGAGCTCGCAGCTCCGGGCTGGAGCGGTTCGCCCGAAGCAATCCGGGAGAACCGGCGCGCTGCCACCGTGTTGGTCAAGGAGTTCAGTCGCGAGTCACAGCCGGACACTGGAATCATCGTGGCAGGGCGCCGTTTCTATTTCGACACCCTGGGTGAACTGGGCGATTACCTCTTTGATGGATCTCCGCATGTCATCGCCACCCTGAGTGATTTCTCGGCAGACCAGGCCAAAACTTTCTTGGCTCAATTCAACGAGAAAGGGGCGGTCCCTGATTGGCTTCCTCAGCGACCCCTGCTTCTTGGGCACCTAGCAGCCGAAGGAATCCTACGCGGCTTTGAGGACAGCGCTGGGCTGGCACCCGCTCCCGGTTGGGAGTGGCTCCTCGACCGGATTAGCGAGCGGGAGTCCTTCATCAAGCAAGGCGTCGACGGGCCTGCGGTGCGACAGGTGATCGAGCAGTTGGCGAGCTTCGCACGGCAGACGTCCCTGGGAGTGGGACCCGTGTCCATGCGGGACATCGTGGACGCCTTCACGATCGTTCGAAAGAGGCCGCCCAGCGATCGCGAACTGACTCTGTTGCAGCGCCTGCCGGGGCTGGGCGGCGAGGAGGAGGACTCCGAGAACGGCACACGGCGCTTTGTCGACCAAGACCTGGCGAGTGCCGCCCAAGCCGCACATGTGAGCCGGTTCGTCATCGACCCTTACGGCGACTACGCCGGATTCCAGCCGACGCAATGGCATTCTGCCATGGAGCCGCTGGGCGTGGAAGTGGCCACAGAACAGATCAGCAACTTCCAGGTTCAGCCGGGCATACTGCGGACCGCGCTGGGTCGGGCCATCAAGACCGACTGCCACGAATTGGCCGCAGATCTCGTCGGTATGGCAATCGCCTCTGGATTCGACATCACGAACGAGGGGACGAGTAAGCACACCGTCTCGGGGGCCGTGATACCGAGTCTGGACCTGGGCGAGGGGGGACCGAATCTGAGCGGCGTCGAATTCACGGACTGCATGTTCGAGGAGCTCGTCCTGTCCGGCGACCCCGACCCTTCACTGCTTCCTCTTTTCAACCAATGCACGTTCTTTACCGTGATCGGGAGGCTTGGAGAGACCGACATGCCACTCGGTCGCTTCACTGACTGCACGTTCGAAAGCTTCCCGGACGCTGCGGACCGAAATGCCGCGATCATGGATTCTGCCATTCTTCCCGCCGGTACGCGTGTGGTGATGACCTTGCTGCGTAAGCTCTATCTGCAGCGAGGCCGCGGAAGGAAGGACAGTGCTCTGACCAGGGGCATGGGCGGAAATGACGCAGCGTTGGTCACTCCCGCCATGCAACTCTTGCAACAAGAGGGCCTTGCGGTTCCAACTCGCCAGGGAAAGAACAAGATCTGGCTTCCTGATCGCAGTGCAGGACCTCGTGTCAGGCAGTTCCTGTCGGCTCCCAGGGTCGGAGACGATCCCCTGGTGTCGGGAAGTCGATCTCTTACCGGATCCGGGAGTTGA
- a CDS encoding SigE family RNA polymerase sigma factor, translating into MEASSHDGFREFVAMRSTALLRLAVLLTGGDRHAAEDLLQIALMKAYGRWARIEQHEAYVRQVMYRQQVNRWRLRRHRAETTVPVLPESGTGADTGADSELRIALWAALGRLSKRQRAVVVLRYFEDLPEAEVAALLGCPVGTVRSTAHRSLAKLRTLVPELGPEGPAGRVQPLTCTPKEAQR; encoded by the coding sequence ATGGAGGCGTCGAGTCATGACGGGTTCCGGGAGTTCGTGGCGATGCGGTCCACCGCGTTGCTGCGGCTCGCCGTGCTGCTCACCGGCGGGGACCGGCACGCCGCGGAGGATCTGCTGCAAATCGCGCTGATGAAGGCCTACGGGCGCTGGGCGCGTATCGAGCAGCACGAGGCCTACGTCCGGCAGGTGATGTATCGCCAGCAGGTCAACCGGTGGCGGCTGCGAAGACATCGCGCGGAGACGACGGTGCCGGTGCTGCCCGAGTCGGGCACCGGCGCCGATACCGGGGCGGACTCCGAGTTGCGGATCGCCCTGTGGGCGGCGCTGGGTCGTCTGTCGAAGCGGCAACGGGCCGTGGTCGTGCTGCGCTACTTCGAGGACCTGCCGGAGGCCGAGGTCGCCGCGCTGCTGGGGTGTCCGGTCGGCACGGTGCGCAGTACGGCGCACCGGTCGCTCGCCAAGCTGCGGACGCTCGTGCCGGAGCTCGGGCCCGAAGGGCCCGCGGGACGGGTCCAGCCGCTCACCTGCACGCCGAAGGAGGCCCAGCGATGA
- a CDS encoding 2-amino-3,7-dideoxy-D-threo-hept-6-ulosonate synthase: protein MTAFGHFARSLRLRRLYRHSTAGLMITPLDHSISDGPVAPKGTSLDHLAGQLAAGGADAVVVHKGSVRHISPERFAAMSLIIHLNASTSQALDPDAKYVVTQVEEALRLGADAVSVHVNVGSDDERQQIGDLGRIADACDRWNLPLLAMVYPRGPRVTDPRDPDLVAHAVTVASDLGADLVKTVFLGSTAEMLDLTAACPVPVLVAGGPAMPTEEDVLAYVRDALAGGAGGVAMGRNIFQASDPRQLAAKVARLIHHFPEQHFAPLAFPADAHRAERLTPDHLDAPAGAPGSPLDHDTHHLADPSYTSHPTGGPHHDGRKTVLA, encoded by the coding sequence ATGACCGCATTCGGCCACTTCGCCAGGTCACTGAGGCTGCGGCGGCTCTACCGCCACAGCACGGCAGGCCTGATGATCACCCCTCTCGACCACTCGATCAGCGACGGGCCCGTCGCTCCCAAGGGCACCAGCCTCGACCACCTCGCCGGGCAGCTCGCCGCCGGCGGCGCGGACGCGGTCGTCGTGCACAAGGGCAGCGTCCGGCACATCAGCCCGGAGCGGTTCGCCGCGATGTCGCTGATCATCCATCTCAACGCGTCCACCAGCCAGGCGCTCGACCCCGACGCCAAGTACGTGGTGACGCAGGTCGAGGAGGCCCTCCGGCTCGGCGCGGACGCGGTGAGCGTCCACGTCAACGTCGGCTCGGACGACGAGCGGCAGCAGATCGGCGACCTTGGACGGATCGCCGACGCCTGCGACCGGTGGAACCTGCCGCTGCTCGCCATGGTGTATCCGCGCGGCCCCCGGGTCACCGACCCGCGCGACCCGGACCTGGTGGCGCACGCCGTCACCGTCGCCTCCGACCTGGGCGCGGACCTGGTCAAGACCGTCTTCCTCGGCTCGACCGCGGAGATGCTCGACCTGACCGCGGCCTGCCCGGTGCCCGTCCTCGTCGCGGGCGGTCCCGCGATGCCCACCGAGGAGGACGTGCTGGCCTATGTCCGGGACGCCCTGGCCGGCGGTGCGGGTGGGGTGGCGATGGGCCGCAACATCTTCCAGGCCTCCGACCCGCGGCAGCTCGCCGCCAAGGTCGCCCGGCTGATCCACCACTTCCCGGAGCAGCACTTCGCCCCGCTGGCCTTCCCGGCCGACGCACACCGGGCCGAGCGGCTGACCCCCGATCACCTGGACGCCCCGGCCGGCGCGCCCGGCTCCCCGCTCGACCACGACACGCACCACCTCGCCGACCCTTCGTACACCTCACACCCGACAGGAGGTCCGCATCATGACGGACGCAAAACTGTGCTGGCTTGA
- a CDS encoding phosphotransferase: MQSAANLARAYDHHRRQVEVDQVPFWLGAGLNGLAKELVQQGREKDAALSFQVAHLVLTGDPGEGPPAQHIEKAAFFSRRNLQSLGADTTTALPDPVGSPILVLGDILGGAESIQAEGAGHEQRTERDTEGPRHSGAEREPSTAGELVAQLTRSWAPGRVPIREQNDVLLDHFAGISGQLGALDRDLGREYRADVEAVTAVFPDGLPEDRQDLEALAQRMRRFAFDSRALEERGERRVRWLASATTNYLVWKMPGGIPTNGPQVLIDLMGYIGAILSSEKRYQDSARDLLLDCTEAQVCLAHRLPAVVLGRFPYLRVWLLASVGTYLMLAGPNPSRPQDSYYDPRIHSDDATNRGLHRAQREHWPEILLRQWRDQESLKGACFALASVSGWDDVRAQWLVERIFEASNDDRKELDRNFWSQAVEELMSAARKVRVATNPWSHEESGSSRGNVISSDDAGRLRIPSPVLQAAVAQGLSPGDVITVHGNLFKGRRMPTFLLTNRYGPLSVLKVDYRDKVVREVGNFKRYAKRLHQSNRPSECASHAMEMYLGENGDPLRAIETEYAFEEGEKPLTLSSWIQQAEPDDATAIVDRLLLNTMRPWVAHVRRDRIDLRSEYPIFRPAPASDKQSPDSWASVELARITDPRVRSELGAPLNAHERAAGDWTQKAPGLPEAMARIGDAVEWISPLWFAAELAEVGSGALTAVIDSFEVGLRDFDTLLTLSHGDLHLDNVLCTSGGHLPKTVLIDFESAHYGHVCKDLARLEASVLCQVFTWDQAAATRIAARIADSCFRPEAGLLLPQEDMDLLTHSERVALTVSQRVREIAEGCGQGHWPIRKEEYQLALAGALIPMARYSTMSVPQRWFAITLSTILCSALQHHWQLADWEGGDA; this comes from the coding sequence GTGCAGTCAGCGGCGAACCTGGCGCGCGCCTACGATCATCATCGGCGCCAGGTCGAGGTCGACCAGGTCCCGTTCTGGCTGGGCGCGGGTCTCAACGGACTGGCCAAGGAGCTCGTACAGCAGGGGAGAGAGAAGGACGCCGCACTCTCCTTCCAAGTGGCACATCTTGTGCTGACCGGCGACCCGGGCGAGGGCCCGCCGGCGCAGCATATTGAAAAGGCGGCATTCTTCAGCCGCCGTAACCTCCAGTCACTCGGTGCCGACACCACGACGGCGCTCCCCGATCCGGTCGGCTCGCCGATCCTCGTCCTCGGTGACATCCTCGGGGGCGCGGAATCCATTCAGGCCGAGGGAGCCGGGCACGAACAGAGGACCGAGCGGGACACGGAAGGACCTCGGCACAGTGGCGCCGAGCGGGAGCCCTCCACTGCGGGAGAACTCGTCGCCCAGCTCACCAGAAGCTGGGCCCCCGGGCGGGTCCCGATCCGCGAGCAGAACGACGTTCTGCTCGATCACTTTGCCGGCATAAGCGGTCAACTCGGCGCTCTGGACCGAGACTTGGGACGCGAGTACCGGGCTGACGTCGAGGCGGTCACGGCGGTCTTCCCGGACGGGTTACCCGAGGACCGTCAGGACCTCGAAGCACTGGCCCAGCGGATGCGCCGCTTCGCGTTCGACAGCAGGGCACTGGAGGAGCGCGGGGAGCGCCGCGTGCGGTGGCTGGCCTCCGCCACCACCAACTACCTCGTCTGGAAGATGCCCGGCGGCATCCCCACCAACGGCCCTCAGGTACTCATCGACCTCATGGGCTACATCGGTGCCATCCTCAGCAGCGAGAAGCGTTACCAGGACTCGGCACGTGACCTGCTCCTCGACTGCACGGAAGCCCAGGTGTGCCTCGCGCACCGGCTGCCCGCTGTGGTACTCGGCCGCTTCCCCTACCTGCGTGTCTGGCTGCTGGCCTCCGTCGGCACCTATCTGATGCTGGCCGGCCCCAACCCGTCACGCCCACAGGACAGCTACTACGACCCTCGCATCCACAGCGACGACGCGACCAACCGTGGTCTGCACCGGGCGCAGCGGGAGCACTGGCCGGAGATCCTCCTCCGTCAGTGGCGCGATCAGGAGAGTCTGAAGGGGGCCTGCTTCGCCCTGGCTTCCGTGTCGGGCTGGGACGACGTCCGGGCCCAGTGGCTGGTGGAGCGCATCTTCGAGGCGTCGAACGACGATCGGAAGGAGCTGGACAGGAACTTCTGGAGTCAGGCCGTCGAGGAACTGATGAGCGCCGCCCGCAAGGTACGTGTGGCCACCAACCCGTGGTCACACGAGGAGTCGGGCTCCTCCCGCGGCAATGTCATCAGCAGCGACGACGCCGGGCGCCTGCGCATCCCGTCTCCCGTGCTCCAAGCGGCCGTGGCGCAGGGGCTGTCGCCCGGTGACGTGATCACCGTGCACGGCAACCTGTTCAAAGGGCGCCGGATGCCCACGTTTCTCCTCACGAACCGCTACGGGCCCCTCTCGGTGCTGAAGGTCGACTATCGCGACAAGGTCGTACGCGAGGTCGGCAACTTCAAGCGGTACGCGAAGCGGCTCCACCAGAGCAACCGGCCCAGTGAGTGCGCTTCGCACGCCATGGAGATGTATCTCGGGGAGAACGGCGACCCGTTGCGGGCCATCGAGACCGAATACGCCTTCGAGGAGGGGGAGAAACCCCTCACCCTGAGCTCCTGGATCCAGCAGGCCGAACCGGACGACGCGACCGCGATCGTGGACCGGCTGCTGCTCAACACCATGCGGCCCTGGGTCGCCCACGTCCGGCGCGACCGGATCGATCTGCGGTCCGAGTACCCGATCTTCCGGCCCGCGCCCGCGTCGGACAAGCAGTCGCCGGACAGCTGGGCCAGCGTGGAACTGGCCCGGATCACCGATCCCCGTGTGCGGTCGGAACTCGGTGCGCCGCTCAACGCCCACGAACGCGCCGCCGGGGACTGGACGCAGAAGGCGCCCGGGCTTCCGGAGGCGATGGCGCGCATCGGTGACGCCGTCGAGTGGATCAGCCCGCTCTGGTTCGCCGCGGAGCTGGCCGAGGTCGGCAGCGGAGCGCTGACCGCCGTCATCGACTCGTTCGAGGTCGGACTGCGGGACTTCGACACTCTGCTCACCCTGTCCCACGGCGACCTGCATCTGGACAACGTGCTGTGCACCTCCGGCGGTCATCTGCCCAAGACCGTGCTCATCGACTTCGAGAGCGCCCACTACGGTCATGTGTGCAAGGACCTCGCCCGGCTCGAGGCCAGTGTGCTGTGCCAGGTGTTCACCTGGGACCAGGCGGCGGCCACGCGCATCGCCGCCCGGATCGCGGACAGTTGCTTCCGACCGGAGGCCGGCCTGCTGCTGCCCCAGGAGGACATGGACCTGCTCACCCACTCGGAGCGCGTCGCCCTCACCGTCAGTCAGCGGGTCAGGGAGATCGCCGAAGGCTGCGGTCAAGGGCACTGGCCGATCCGGAAGGAGGAGTATCAGCTGGCGCTCGCCGGGGCGTTGATCCCCATGGCCCGCTACAGCACGATGTCCGTCCCCCAGCGCTGGTTCGCGATCACCCTGAGCACGATCCTCTGCTCGGCTCTCCAGCACCATTGGCAGCTCGCCGACTGGGAAGGCGGGGACGCTTGA
- a CDS encoding 3-dehydroquinate synthase II, with amino-acid sequence MTDAKLCWLDIRGAGSATQAVLEEALHQRIDGIVAADPAAFTGLPPTVRKVLLFEDGLDAVPADLGAADLVVVPGPREERAALQKAHPDVEFGRYVEIVDADTLEDACLAARLEPWSVLDFRDPTKIPLEIVIAAATGAPGSIITTASNTEEAEIIYGVLELGSDGVLMRANTVGDATALRTAASARGGEIDLVELTVTRTTHIGMGERACVDTTTHFRKDEGILVGSHSKGMVLCVSETHPLPYMPTRPFRVNAGALHSYTVSQAGRTHYLSELHAGSKVLAVDVKGRTRPVSVGRVKIETRPLISIDAVAPSGQTVNLILQDDWHVRVLGPNAAVLNSTELKPGDTILGHLPTADRHVGYPIDEFCLEK; translated from the coding sequence ATGACGGACGCAAAACTGTGCTGGCTTGACATCCGAGGCGCCGGCTCCGCCACCCAGGCCGTCCTCGAAGAGGCCCTGCACCAGCGCATCGACGGCATCGTCGCCGCCGACCCGGCCGCCTTCACCGGCCTGCCGCCCACCGTCCGCAAGGTCCTGCTCTTCGAGGACGGGCTCGACGCCGTCCCCGCCGACCTCGGCGCCGCCGACCTGGTCGTCGTCCCCGGCCCCCGCGAGGAGCGGGCGGCGCTCCAAAAGGCCCACCCGGACGTCGAGTTCGGCCGCTACGTGGAGATCGTCGACGCCGACACCCTGGAGGACGCCTGCCTCGCGGCCCGCCTGGAGCCGTGGAGCGTGCTCGACTTCCGCGACCCCACCAAGATCCCGCTGGAGATCGTGATCGCCGCCGCCACCGGCGCCCCCGGCTCCATCATCACCACCGCGTCCAACACCGAGGAGGCCGAGATCATCTACGGCGTCCTGGAACTGGGCTCGGACGGCGTCCTGATGCGGGCCAACACCGTCGGCGACGCCACCGCCCTGCGCACCGCCGCCAGCGCCCGGGGCGGTGAGATCGACCTGGTCGAGCTCACCGTCACCCGGACCACGCACATCGGCATGGGGGAGCGGGCCTGCGTCGACACCACGACCCACTTCCGCAAGGACGAGGGCATCCTGGTCGGCTCGCACTCCAAGGGCATGGTGCTGTGCGTCAGCGAGACCCACCCGCTGCCTTACATGCCGACCCGCCCCTTCCGGGTCAACGCCGGCGCCCTGCACTCGTACACCGTCTCGCAGGCCGGCCGCACCCACTACCTCAGCGAACTCCACGCCGGCAGCAAGGTGCTGGCCGTCGACGTCAAGGGCCGCACCCGGCCCGTCAGCGTCGGCCGTGTCAAGATCGAGACCCGTCCGCTGATCTCCATCGACGCGGTCGCCCCGAGCGGGCAGACGGTCAACCTGATCCTTCAGGACGACTGGCACGTCCGCGTCCTCGGCCCGAACGCCGCCGTCCTCAACTCCACGGAGCTGAAGCCCGGCGACACCATCCTCGGGCACCTGCCCACGGCCGACCGCCATGTCGGTTACCCGATCGACGAGTTCTGCCTGGAGAAGTGA
- a CDS encoding PQQ-binding-like beta-propeller repeat protein: protein MTTERVEEKVRETLDAVALDRVRAPGDLAERVVWRRSRRRFSQAAGAAVAVAAISVGAVFGFGNGGAAGPDRPVRPAASPATPPEGWEPWRSSSPGASERGCLVDGSALYCSGSEYDAAKVDANTGKRLWTVPVNREGDSIDHPFAVRDGVVYAYRNHTAENLPDGDYAGGTDLMAVDAGTGDVLWKVEMPQDDRTAQAAMLIDGAVLANTPSVRTMSALDPRTGKEKWRHTWDKGTACQRAVLSGVPYLLCMRDVEKPDATEVLRLDPADGSATKIAALPGGQQLVGTTGNRMVLIAAQGADGKDLRLTTVSGSGERVSRPYRTMGATATSEVIGDRLFSVSWQGKASAYSLTTGKTLWTRPVGVKLPDRDTMASFPSPVVSVAQGVVYFYSPTGDLSGLDLRTGEQVWRDHVDTGEARPGFGAPQLLLYEDVLIARNGSTIVSQLPRVGD from the coding sequence ATGACGACGGAGCGCGTGGAGGAGAAGGTCCGGGAGACGCTGGACGCGGTCGCCCTGGACCGGGTGCGGGCGCCCGGGGACCTGGCGGAGAGGGTGGTGTGGCGGCGCAGCCGACGGCGTTTCTCGCAGGCCGCGGGTGCGGCGGTCGCCGTTGCCGCGATCAGTGTGGGGGCGGTGTTCGGCTTCGGGAACGGGGGTGCTGCCGGGCCCGACCGGCCCGTGCGGCCGGCGGCTTCGCCCGCCACTCCGCCGGAGGGCTGGGAGCCGTGGCGGAGCAGCAGCCCGGGCGCCAGCGAGCGGGGGTGTCTGGTGGACGGTTCCGCGCTGTACTGCAGCGGGTCCGAGTACGATGCCGCGAAGGTCGACGCCAACACCGGCAAGCGGTTGTGGACCGTACCGGTCAACCGCGAGGGCGACAGTATCGACCACCCCTTCGCCGTGCGTGACGGGGTCGTGTACGCCTACCGCAACCACACCGCGGAGAATCTGCCGGACGGTGACTACGCCGGCGGTACCGATCTGATGGCGGTGGACGCCGGTACCGGTGACGTGCTGTGGAAGGTCGAGATGCCGCAGGACGACCGCACGGCCCAGGCCGCCATGCTCATCGACGGAGCGGTGCTGGCGAACACCCCCTCGGTGCGCACGATGTCGGCGCTCGATCCGCGTACGGGTAAGGAGAAGTGGCGCCACACCTGGGACAAGGGCACCGCGTGTCAGCGGGCCGTGCTGAGTGGTGTGCCGTATCTCCTGTGCATGCGGGACGTCGAGAAGCCGGACGCCACCGAGGTGCTCCGGCTCGATCCCGCCGACGGGAGCGCCACGAAGATCGCGGCCCTCCCCGGCGGGCAGCAGCTCGTCGGCACCACCGGGAACCGGATGGTTCTGATCGCGGCGCAGGGTGCGGACGGCAAGGATCTGCGGCTGACCACCGTCAGCGGCTCGGGGGAGCGGGTCTCGCGCCCCTACCGGACCATGGGGGCGACGGCCACCTCCGAGGTCATCGGTGACCGGCTGTTCTCCGTGTCCTGGCAGGGCAAGGCCTCCGCCTACTCGCTGACCACGGGCAAGACCCTGTGGACCCGTCCGGTGGGCGTCAAGTTGCCCGACCGGGACACGATGGCGAGCTTCCCGTCGCCCGTGGTGTCGGTGGCGCAGGGGGTCGTGTACTTCTACAGCCCGACCGGGGATCTGTCCGGCCTCGATCTGCGCACGGGTGAGCAGGTCTGGCGCGATCACGTCGACACCGGCGAGGCACGGCCCGGGTTCGGGGCGCCCCAGCTCCTGCTCTACGAGGACGTGCTCATCGCGCGCAACGGCAGCACGATCGTCTCGCAGCTGCCTCGGGTCGGCGACTGA
- a CDS encoding helix-turn-helix domain-containing protein — protein sequence MDDVSPLDQQTLAVYRAILFHKQHDPDKLAELLDIGPDDVHAALVRLSDLSLLAPSGDSPGTLRAVNPSLGLKVLLQREQDELAWRQQRIEQNRAALAALAAEYTASGGSGSDGTEQLDNVDEIRIRLEALAESCQQESLVFHPVGGLTKEAIEASRPLNERALARGVRFRSIYLDSAVNDRVTRSHAQWMAEHNSEIRTSPTLPMRLLIIDTTAAIVANLPGQTGPAALMFHSRPVVLAMRALFEAYWEHATPFHQHPSPDEDPQGLTPQERKLLQLLATGLTDEAVARALGIGVRTERRIMAELMERLGASSRFEAGVQAARRQWI from the coding sequence GTGGACGACGTATCGCCGCTCGATCAGCAGACCCTCGCGGTGTACCGCGCGATCCTGTTCCACAAGCAGCATGATCCGGACAAGCTCGCCGAGCTCCTCGACATCGGTCCCGACGATGTGCACGCGGCGCTCGTGCGCCTGTCGGACCTGTCCCTGCTCGCTCCCTCGGGCGACTCACCCGGCACGCTGCGCGCGGTGAACCCCTCGCTCGGCCTGAAGGTCCTGCTCCAGCGGGAACAGGACGAACTGGCCTGGCGGCAGCAGCGCATCGAGCAGAACCGGGCGGCACTCGCCGCGCTCGCCGCCGAGTACACGGCGTCGGGCGGGTCCGGCTCGGACGGCACCGAGCAGCTCGACAACGTCGACGAGATCCGCATCCGGCTGGAGGCCCTCGCCGAGTCGTGCCAGCAGGAGTCCCTCGTCTTCCACCCCGTGGGCGGCCTGACCAAGGAGGCCATCGAGGCATCCCGGCCGCTGAACGAACGGGCGCTCGCCCGGGGCGTACGGTTCCGCTCGATCTACCTCGACAGTGCCGTCAACGACCGGGTGACGCGGTCCCACGCGCAGTGGATGGCGGAGCACAACAGCGAGATCCGCACGTCGCCGACCCTGCCGATGCGGCTGCTGATCATCGACACGACCGCGGCCATCGTGGCCAACCTGCCCGGCCAGACGGGCCCCGCGGCGCTGATGTTCCACAGCCGGCCCGTGGTGCTCGCCATGCGGGCCCTGTTCGAGGCCTACTGGGAACACGCGACGCCGTTCCATCAGCACCCCTCACCCGACGAGGACCCACAGGGCCTCACCCCGCAGGAGCGCAAACTCCTGCAGCTCCTCGCCACCGGCCTCACCGACGAGGCGGTGGCCCGGGCCCTCGGCATCGGCGTCCGCACCGAACGCCGCATCATGGCCGAGCTGATGGAGCGCCTGGGCGCCTCCAGCCGCTTCGAGGCGGGGGTCCAGGCGGCCCGCCGCCAGTGGATCTGA
- a CDS encoding response regulator transcription factor — translation MSIRIVLAGDHQLVLEAFAETLNGVDGLEVVGLATSYDSVQPAVERHRPTVLLLGESTMGGKALRVATDVRSRHPRCGVALMVGAATSSVVDRAVAAGALGVVPKNARLPQLVTTLMGVAGGCLTVDPSLLRPVSVGELSLSTREMDVLRLTAGGATVKEIAGELYLAAGTVRNLTSAAIKKLGGRNRFDAARIAGEHGLL, via the coding sequence ATGTCGATACGCATAGTCCTCGCTGGTGATCACCAACTCGTGCTGGAGGCCTTCGCCGAGACGCTCAACGGCGTCGACGGGCTGGAGGTGGTCGGCCTGGCCACGTCGTACGACTCCGTGCAGCCGGCCGTGGAGCGGCACCGGCCGACGGTGCTGCTGCTCGGCGAGTCCACGATGGGTGGGAAGGCGCTGCGCGTCGCCACCGATGTGCGCAGCCGGCATCCCCGGTGCGGGGTCGCGCTGATGGTCGGGGCGGCGACGTCGTCGGTGGTGGACCGGGCGGTGGCGGCCGGTGCGCTGGGTGTCGTGCCGAAGAACGCCCGCCTCCCCCAGCTCGTCACGACGCTGATGGGCGTCGCGGGTGGCTGCCTGACCGTCGACCCCTCGCTGCTGCGGCCGGTCTCCGTCGGTGAACTGTCCCTGAGCACACGGGAGATGGACGTGCTGCGGCTGACGGCCGGCGGGGCGACGGTGAAGGAGATCGCGGGCGAGCTGTATCTGGCGGCGGGCACGGTGCGGAATCTGACGTCCGCCGCGATCAAGAAGCTCGGCGGACGCAACCGGTTCGACGCGGCGCGGATCGCCGGGGAGCACGGGCTGCTGTGA